The DNA window CTAGTATTTCAGCTCTGCCAGAACGAAATCTTAATCACGTACCTTCTGAAGTGTTAATGGAATACTCGACAATCTCTTCAGTGCTCTACTTCagtctataaataacaaaaaggcacaataccgtgactggaataatacacaaataacccgcacataggacaggggagcttacgacggcgtttcggtccgacttggaccatttagtcacaccgaaacgtcgtcgtaagctcccttTTTCTATGTGTCGGTTATTTGTGCACTACTTCAGTATCCTAGACTTAACACTACGTATGTAACCTattctgtatgatggaatataacaggagaCTTCTAGGTTTGGTTTACACTATATAGAacagagtagcaacacactgctgatgtatctaatTTTGCTAAACAATTTCTAGTTTAATTTATtgtgggattattattattattattattatcaaaaagaagcgctaaaccacaagggctatacagcaaaaaTATTTATTGTGGGAgattgccattttttttttttagaaatataCAGCCACGACACCTCTCCGTAaggaataaaaaggtacaatagacaaataaaaaggcacaataaacAAATAATCCGCAAATGGAAGACACACTATGAGGACATTGTGGTGCGACTTGGACATTAACTAGTTAAACCAGAGTTGGaaaggtcggaccgaaacgttgtcagagTTTGTTGCCtagtatgtgcgggttatttgtgtattacctgTCCATCACGGAAAGCGTTAAACTCGTAGGGCTCATACAGTAGTACCGTGGAAaaggaggtaatcagatttaatcCAGGGAAGAGGAACCTCCACTGAAGGGATACTTTTCTGTAATTTAGGGTCTCCTATCGGtcgttttaattattattaaaatattgtgcGACTTCCAGGTAGAGGTAATGGTGTTTCCGTTATACTGGTGTCTTGTTCATGTCTTACGTATGATGCAACATTACCTGCTCCCTCGTTCTCCCAAGTCTACATTCCTCGTCATTTCCTTTAGTCTAACTTCGTTGGTTCCTCCACAATTCTTCAACAGAAACATAGCAGCACCCCATCATGGGGTGCAATGTTGATAAAAACTGAACTAGGACAGAAGCCTCGTAGCATTCGGAACTAGTGAAAACCCTAAATCAATTTGTCCTTTATTTCGAGCCTTAATACATCTAAATAATACCATTTATTAAAAGGCCCATACACGTACAAAAACAATCCTATACATAAGTCAGTCATGACTTGCTCTGACATCACTGTTCCTAGAGTAACAAACATTACAACTGAAACACTAACATCAGCACCTTCTGCTCACCTCCCTTCAATGGCCTCCACACAAAATGCTTATCTTTTTCTCTCATATTTTAATAAATAAAAGAGATTAGCCTCACACTTTAGATGTACCCAATTTAGCTTTAATAAGAACTCCGATTCAATGGTCGCTGGTGCAGTGACCCGGCACTGGACTATGGGCTAGCCCACCTGCAAGGATCTTTCCGTACTAGTTTTCCTTATTTCCGCCAGTACGAACCTAACTGCGGTtgtagtcttagctcctggctcatCTTATGATAATGACCCGCGTCACGGTTTTTTATTTCCTGATGAATAAACTAAGAACATTCAAACACACATCATCAGTCCCTCTCCCCAACAGCGCCACTACCTGATACCTTTGATGTCTCCTGTTTACACTTACACTACACGGCCAGCATCACCTTCAGACGTCAGGGTGAGGCACGTTGTGGGGTAGTGTGATCTTGTATATCTTGACTGGAAGGTGAGTCTCATTATAGAGGAAGAGAGCAGTGTCTGTGCCAAGTGTGGCCTGATAGACCAGAGTGTGTGACAGTCCCTGGTGTTGAACCTCCTCCAGGAACACACTAAGTGTCTCCTGGTTGCGACGGGTACACGCTATATACGCTTCCCTCTCATTCActccttcctctttcctcttacTTACTTTATCTTCCTCGTTGATCTCTTCGCTTATTCTTTGCTTTTCCTTGAACTCTGCCCCTTCTCTCTCTGCTGGATGTTGCATCATATTACATTCTTCTCGTTCTGTTTTTCCCTGCTGGCCATATACTGACCTGTTCTCTGATTTccttttaattaccatatcttgGCTATGTTCTTCGTCTGCGCTCCCGTCTAAGATGGACCTGAGAAGGGCGCAGTTTCAATATTATTATAAGAGTAAGCTTTCTGATAAAGCTTTTGTATACAGTGCGAGTGCATACGTGCAATTactgcaacattttattgtgccATTAGTTGCACATAATGATGATTACACAACGAGAACGTTGTCACAATATAAGGTTATTCTAGCAGCTGTATTTTCCCACTGAAGTTACTGTAATGTTGAGGAAATCAGTAATAAAAACTGGTTGAGAAAACctgtaatgttttaccactgtATGAGTGAGGCAAGCAGAAGTGATGGAGGTGCGAGAGcttgaaaaaaacaagaattgaGTAAACACTATGATATTTTTATTATAAAACGTTTTAATCGTGGGTTAGAGgtcatcaaggtcccaggaccaaaacgctTTCTGATAGTGTTTGCTTAGGTGTGTTTTTGAAAACCACATGTAGGCATCAGTTACCAAATTTGATAACAATGATGGTGTGACTACACACCTCATGAGGTGGTAATGTGAGGTACACGAGAAGAAACGGTGAGGATACTGAAGATTTGGGAACGGAGGTCAGCTCACATGAAGCAGAGGTCAACTCACATGATGCAAAGGTCAGCTCACATGATGCAGAGGTCAGCTCACATGAAGCAGAGGTCAACTCACATGATGCAGAGGTCAACTCACATGATGTAGAGGTCAGCTCACATAAAGCAGTAGAGGTCAGGCCAATACATGATGCAAAAGTCAGCTCACGTGATGCGGGAGATCAGCTTACGTAATGCAGAGAGGTCAGGCCACACATGACGCGAATTACATGTACAGACACAAGAGGACATGACTGCACGTACAGTTTATAGACAATAAACACATAAGGACAAAACTGCATGCACAAGACTTGAGGGTATAACGACTGAGTTCAACAACACTAACTCTTACTACCTCTACACACTGATGGCTGTTCCATCACTTCTGATGGAACACCCAGCCTGTGCACCGATTGGGTCagacatattgtttcatactatggaacaatgctcttctccagactgagggactgaccacctcaaaactttagggtgatggactgattacatcgtcttcaagtatcttctgcttctatcaacttttctgtacttgactgaagaagcctactgtgtaggcgaaacgtttcataataaagataactaactgttgcatatgtgtcttacctaacagacatGTCTATAACATGTCTATATCTACTATGTAATTCACTGACAGTAGGCTACCAGATTATTTAATTTAATAAAAGCTCTTGCACTACACCTATCATATACACTTTTCACAAATAATTTAGGGAATAATGCATCAAAATCTAAaaagtggaccgggccgcgggggcgttgatccccggaataacctccaggtagactccaggtatgcaACCAAATGATATTAAGACGATAAAGTATGTTAGGAAGTAAAcaggtttaaaaaaaaatatttacagcaGAGCAGGATAAATCAGAACCCTACTAGCAAAGCCTAGAAATCATTCGAACTACGAAGGGGGTGGAGAACCACTTAAACGAACCAAATGAACCTCAGTCGCTGTACAGTAAGCCCATACCGTGTAATTCCAATATCGTACCACAGTAATCCtccaaaggtatccctgtattgcatatCTCTCCCCTATACCTAAATGCACGCGAAAGGCATAATACGATTTTAAGTGACAAAATCTgcctcacaaaatcgtaataacacgattgcaaacgaaccacggaacgggtggagtttgaacccatggcgaattTTAGGACTCACCAGTCATGAGTTCAAACcttacccgttccgtggtttgcacTTTATTTATAATTACACTATtcacattattatattcatggaagcGCTAAACAAGGACAGAGATGCAGACAAGGGCGGATATGAGAGGGCTGTTAGTGGTACCTACCTGATGAGAGTGACCAGGGCGGGGATGAGGTGTCTTGCATACACTACATCAGCAGCCAGGACAACATCCACGGGCGGCAGGGGCGGTGGGCGGCGCCAGTCCACTTGCAGGACACCCACCTTCGTCACCACACGCCcatcacccacctccaccacctgcaagtACACTCACTGTCGTCACCACCTGCAGGTACACCCACTTCCATCACCTGCAGgtacacccacctccaccacctgcaggcacacccacctccaccacctgcaggtacacccacctccaccacctgcaggtacacccacctccatcacctgcaggtacacccacctccaccacctgtaggtacacccaccttcaccacctgcaGGTACACCCACTTCCACCACCTGCAGGTACACCCACTTCCACCACCTGCAGgtacacccacctccaccacctgcaggtaCACCCACTTCCACCACCTGCAGgtacacccacctccaccacctgcaggtacacccacctccaccacctgcaggtaCACTTTCGTCAAGGCCTGGCTGTCACCCAGCTACAaatacaacattatacaacatcCAAACGTTTGCCTCCAAAAGTAAATCTCTGGGCAAGACTTAAACCAGCAGGGATCAACCAGCAGGGATCATATAGCTCCAGGAAAATGGGAAATTATCAGGTTTGATTCAGTGAAGGGGAGCAGCTCTAATTCttcggatcaagagctcttcaacgGCATaagaacactccctccctccttaaagGGTTAATCTTCCAAAAAACCGTCTTCCTGCAGAAATATTTTCCTGTATTTCATGTATCATCTTTTAAGTATCCTTCAGATATTGCCTTTCGTAAAATCCTGTTTTAGTTACTACCCAAATTATGGTTTCTACCTCAATTATCACACCTATCTACATTTTAatgggtttgggtttgacaaggacctgccaaatatgggccagtaagcctgctgcagcgctcctcctttcttatgttcttattatacaCTGCTAACATATAGTTAACATAATGGTAAGCTGATTGATTAGTGAGGATGATCAGGTACTGTAACAGTAGAACTAAGAGAGGAagaatagcagtagcagcaagatAAAGAGGAGACAAATAACTGATTTGTACCGAAAagaagcagtaataacagcaatatGGGAAAAGGAaatgcagcagtaacagcaggaagAGGAAGTAAGTTGGGTAACTCacagtaggaacagcagcagcactagtagtacGAGACATATTGGTATCCTTGTGTGAGAGTCTAGGCCAGGGAACCACCTCTCCAGCCTCCACTTCTCCCTTCACCAACTCTTCACTAACCTCTCTCTGAAACTTCTCCAGTTCTTCTCTCTGGGGAGACACAAAACTCTTAATCTCTGCTATATGGAAGGATAAAATGTTCATTTGTGGAGTGGCAGGTCGAATGCAACGTCAAATATGAATTATATTGTCATTATCACTACATTACTACAGCTGGTTCAGTAGTCACTGGGCTGAAGAAAATATAAGTGCAAAACTTATTTTATACTCTTATTGCGACCTTTCGCTCTGTATGGAGCTTTATTGAGCTAATTATAATAggagagcgctaaatccgtaggattatacaccGCACGTggaggggggtgatggaaggtattcagggttaattcagggaaccggagcacaaatccaattccctagatcaagagcccctcaccagcatcaagaaacctcccttaaGGGGTTTACTGAATTAATAATAAAGCGCCACACTGGGGGGAACGTTGTCACAATTTAATCTTAATCTGCACCTGTCTTCATTGCTATAACCAGTATAATTCTGTATAGAAAGCCAGCCTCAGATCGGGCTATGAAAGTACAAAAATtagacactacccacacagttTTTATCTCCATTTTGTATAATTCTATGAATGGATAGGCTACATCTGTTATTAGACAAATATAGGTTATTAGTTTACATTTTCCAATACAGTAAACTCTCTTATATATAGTGCGAACTTTTTGTAACTGCTATTGAAAAATACATCCAGAATTCAATAGTATGTGAACATGCCTTCATAATCAATATTAAATGAACCTTTTCAATTGcatttacataaaaaaaattatattgagGAGTTTTATGTGTTTACTGTATATACAAACCTATGTGCACCACatatcttgtatatcttgtacaaaTGGTCATTTTGGGAGATAATGAAAATATTATATTTTGATTAGTTTTGGTTGGGCAACAtaattcaatattattattattattataatcaaaaaagaagcgctaaacgaATATAATTCAATAAACACCTACTGTGTTGAGCCAGACTGATGGccgaggttaggttaagtcatgtTACATTATTTTAGGTTAATTACGTTTGTTTCATTTAAGTTGGTTACTTTTTAACTATCTCAACTGCAAAACCAACTTAATGTTTTAAATTTCAATCTATAATCAATTTTCGAAATCAGCAATGTTCCAGAAATTAGAAAGGTAAACTGAGGACATGGGTGGCAAATTTCCATTTGCTTCGAAGACAGCgagtccctcaaggaaggttacttgatgctggtgaggggctcttgatctagggaattggatctgttctccagttccctgaattaaacctgagtaCCTtccaccttcccccccccctcaggcgctgtataatcctacgggtttagtgctttcccttgattacaataataataataatctgaagacAGCGTTGATCTACGCTTTCTTGTGACTTTTTTTACGGTAATAAACGACTGCTTCTTGGTTGATTTCGGCCATTGATTATACTTTAAATTGTACAATATTAAGGTGACATATTACCTTGCTATGTAAATGTTAAAACAAAAACTTAACCTTACAAAatccacctaacctaacctaaaataacttaACATAACTTAACCTTACTCTCCGTTAATTGGCTCAGATGTGCTGCGTCAGTAAATGTTTTATTTTGGCAAATATCTCCCAAAATTACAATTTACACAAGAAATACTCCCTTATTTCACTGTGTACCTTGGTtatatatattgtaaaatatAAATTAATGCCCAAGTTCCGCTGAATAGTAGTCgtaaagatgaagaattagacacatgcaacatttgggtatctgtattgGTAGACATTTTACCAtcttttatcaatacaaatttgtactgataaagccactggatggagaaacgtctaccaataaagatactcagatgtttcacatgtgtctaattctttatcttgtcggtgttgtataccatttatgtacagtgtcctagtggccccctctgtaattagtattttataacatgtaaaccacacaatacccaaaacctgtaaaccccacattgtaacccttatggAGAATAAAATTAAATTGAATTGAATTAGTTGTAAACTATCAAGTTTTACAGACATTTAATTGATTACCTTTGGTGGTGACGATGCCAGGTTGAGTGTGAGATTGTGTTGGAGGAGAGTGAGAACATGATGGTGACAGTCAGTTAGTGtgtaggtgagtggtggaggttgaCCTTCTGCAGGGGAGGTGAGGATGACCGAGGCTGTGAAGCCTACTCCAGCACCCAGCTCCATCACCCGCCGACCAGCTATAATGGCTGGGTTATCTGATGCCCACTGAGCCAGGATAGCTGCACCATACCAGGTGGTGAGacctgtggtgttgtgggtgataccCCCATCACTCTCCAACAGTGTCACCCCCACctgacccatcacactacctcccCATCCAACATATGTCTTGTATGACACTTCTGGGGCATAATCTGGGCAAGAAATCTCCTCAGGAATGAACTCCGAGGGCAGGTTCCACCCTCGGGCACGCCACTGGTCTCTCAGCCACTGCAAGACTTCACGGGCATGGGTAGTGCTTCTGGGTGCAGCTACAGCTAATGGGTGCTGCAAACTGGCCTTCAGGAGGCCAGACACCAGTTCAGTTTCAGATACTTCCTCCAAGACAGTGTCGAGGGACTTGGCTACATGTGCCCAGAGTGTGCGGGAAGTGGGCACCCCGGCCAGGTGTGCCCGGGCCAGTAACTCGtacatggattttttttaacAATCTCACTCATTAATAGTCAAATTGTCATTATCTCGACCACACAAGTGATTGTATTCCTGTCTACTCACACCAAATTATTTTCTCCGAATCACTAGATCATTATTTTCAAAAGACAAGTACTAAATCCGTATGGGTTATAAAACTCGCATGATAAGAATTGCCAAACATCTTAGTTGTTCCTCTTCATTGTCTATTATTTTCCCCATCACAATTACATTTATGGGGAGGGAgagggctaaacccgtaggagttaTGTGGCACCTGTGGGAATGAGAAGCAATCAGATACGATCCAGGTAGGGAAAAATCAGTGTCCAGTAACCTGGATCAAGCCAAATGGAGATGGAAATCTTTAGTTTTAGCTCTTTCACATGTTTGTGCGTCgttaggagctatgcaatgttgcaagacagcaacagatatgAGGGGAAattctgaggcaaggcagaagctATCCATGGCAGCCCATGATACAGAGTGAAGGCCATCTGTGTCATGGACCGCCATTGATAatttctgccttgcctcagagaatttcctcTTATATCAGTtgttgtcttgcaacattgcatagctcctgatgatgcatgaGTGTGAAAGATTTAGaattaaagatttccatccccatgtggttTTTTCTGTATTGGTAACATCACTTGTTTGTGATTGTATTGTTAACTGCTCATATCACTCAAAACACCCCATTGTCTAgcaaaaattcttaattcttttcAAATGGATTCTACGCAACTGTGTTCAAAGAATTTGTCAGAGTTGTACTTCACGTGTTGATTACTATATTCATGGAGAACACTAACCCGTAAGGGTTATACACTACCTGGGAAATGGGGGTTCATCACTTTTGATTCAAGAAAGAGGGTAGCCtcaatattattatattcatgaggaaatgctaaacccataggcAACACTATGAATGGGGGTCACTCAAGTTAGATCTAAGTTGTAATAGACAAAATATGTCTCATACAGCAAgctacacatttttttttcaataaatttcAATATAAAAAAGTATCTATTTAATTCTGGTCTTCTGTTAAAAGAATTATCTGTATTACATTCATATCAGgagagctaaacccatatggaTTATACAGCAGCTGTATGAATGGGAGGACTGGTCCAGtgccttggaacaagagcccctcacaaccATCAATTGTTATTTCAAattcattatattcatgggggacCACTAAACCCAAAGGGGTCAGTTTTATACTCGGAAAGCAACCACTAAATCTGAGCTGTAGTTAGAACGGATCACTTGAAAGCTGCGATAGGCAATTGAGCtgttattaattttatatttataATGAAGCACTTAGCCTATTAAGAGGTCATAGTGTCTGGGTAATGGGAGACAACCAGGTTTAATTATAGTAGAAATTcagtccaattccctagatcaagagcctttcaacaTCAAGGCACTTACCATTAAGGGTTAACCTAGGTGCATGAAAGTGGGCTTATTACTCTTGAAGACTCATGACTAATGGAGGACCATTAAGGCTGAATATCACTTGCACATGTCAAGAATATTGCAGGCAGAAAACCGTACATAAACACTACCTTTCTCACAAACACCGAGTGGCTCACCCGTGCACTGTTAGTGGTAGtactggcaaccaacaccaccacctgctactTGGCACAACCCCCACTTGGCATCACTTCCCCTCCttggcaccaccacaacctgaccTATCTTTTGCTAGTCACAGGAAGCATTAAACCTGTAAGTCATACATTATCATACTCATAGGGAAGCCCCCAAACCCTTAAGTCATATATCATCTTGGGTATTGGAGGTAATCAAGTATTACCAGAATAAGAATACAGTTACAAGTCACTGGATCAAGAGCTTCCCATTGGCTAAGGCTGACCTGTCCTCTACCCTGGCCCTTTTTCTACAAACACactgaacggattaatatcgaatacccccggtattcgatattaatccgttcctgagagctcatcaaatACCGaaattatcgaaaagcgaattaattttccccataagaaataatggaaatcaaattaatccgttcctgacacccaaaagtatgaaaaaaagaaatttaccacatgaaatattaagtttaatgcacacaaactgaagaagacattcacagtttgtagtactctactaacaatagaatacatgacacttacctttaatgaagatctggtgatgattgatgggatggaaggaggggagagtgtcgaacttattgtttagaaggggaatccccttccattacgacttgaggtagcaagtccttttccagggttacttcccttcttttaatgccactaggaccagcttgagagtcactggacttctgtcgcacaacatatctgtccatagaggcctgtacctctcgttcctttatgacttttttaaagtggttcacaacattgtcattgtaatagtcaccagcacggcttgcaatagctgtgtgagggtgattgtcatccataaaggttttcacctttgtccacatttctttaatctgtgaaataggcaacttcttcaatttctctattccctcctccgaagcagtttccccaggtctggcctcttgctgttgaaggtgatctagcagctcatcagtggttagctcgtcattgtcctcctccaccaactcttcca is part of the Cherax quadricarinatus isolate ZL_2023a chromosome 91, ASM3850222v1, whole genome shotgun sequence genome and encodes:
- the LOC128704869 gene encoding protein-lysine N-methyltransferase EEF2KMT isoform X1 — protein: MYELLARAHLAGVPTSRTLWAHVAKSLDTVLEEVSETELVSGLLKASLQHPLAVAAPRSTTHAREVLQWLRDQWRARGWNLPSEFIPEEISCPDYAPEVSYKTYVGWGGSVMGQVGVTLLESDGGITHNTTGLTTWYGAAILAQWASDNPAIIAGRRVMELGAGVGFTASVILTSPAEGQPPPLTYTLTDCHHHVLTLLQHNLTLNLASSPPKREELEKFQREVSEELVKGEVEAGEVVPWPRLSHKDTNMSRTTSAAAVPTVVEVGDGRVVTKVGVLQVDWRRPPPLPPVDVVLAADVVYARHLIPALVTLIRSILDGSADEEHSQDMVIKRKSENRSVYGQQGKTEREECNMMQHPAEREGAEFKEKQRISEEINEEDKVSKRKEEGVNEREAYIACTRRNQETLSVFLEEVQHQGLSHTLVYQATLGTDTALFLYNETHLPVKIYKITLPHNVPHPDV
- the LOC128704869 gene encoding protein-lysine N-methyltransferase EEF2KMT isoform X3 translates to MYELLARAHLAGVPTSRTLWAHVAKSLDTVLEEVSETELVSGLLKASLQHPLAVAAPRSTTHAREVLQWLRDQWRARGWNLPSEFIPEEISCPDYAPEVSYKTYVGWGGSVMGQVGVTLLESDGGITHNTTGLTTWYGAAILAQWASDNPAIIAGRRVMELGAGVGFTASVILTSPAEGQPPPLTYTLTDCHHHVLTLLQHNLTLNLASSPPKVVEVGDGRVVTKVGVLQVDWRRPPPLPPVDVVLAADVVYARHLIPALVTLIRSILDGSADEEHSQDMVIKRKSENRSVYGQQGKTEREECNMMQHPAEREGAEFKEKQRISEEINEEDKVSKRKEEGVNEREAYIACTRRNQETLSVFLEEVQHQGLSHTLVYQATLGTDTALFLYNETHLPVKIYKITLPHNVPHPDV
- the LOC128704869 gene encoding protein-lysine N-methyltransferase EEF2KMT isoform X2, which encodes MYELLARAHLAGVPTSRTLWAHVAKSLDTVLEEVSETELVSGLLKASLQHPLAVAAPRSTTHAREVLQWLRDQWRARGWNLPSEFIPEEISCPDYAPEVSYKTYVGWGGSVMGQVGVTLLESDGGITHNTTGLTTWYGAAILAQWASDNPAIIAGRRVMELGAGVGFTASVILTSPAEGQPPPLTYTLTDCHHHVLTLLQHNLTLNLASSPPKREELEKFQREVVEVGDGRVVTKVGVLQVDWRRPPPLPPVDVVLAADVVYARHLIPALVTLIRSILDGSADEEHSQDMVIKRKSENRSVYGQQGKTEREECNMMQHPAEREGAEFKEKQRISEEINEEDKVSKRKEEGVNEREAYIACTRRNQETLSVFLEEVQHQGLSHTLVYQATLGTDTALFLYNETHLPVKIYKITLPHNVPHPDV